A single region of the Biomaibacter acetigenes genome encodes:
- a CDS encoding phasin family protein — MFKELFYAGIGLATLTKEKAEEIISELVKKGELSKEDGKDALNNLLSKMQEEREKLKQKVQEQVENVISSMKIVKKSDLEEIKHRLEILEEKVNRILGEKEAE, encoded by the coding sequence ATGTTTAAAGAACTGTTTTATGCAGGCATAGGTCTTGCCACCCTTACTAAAGAGAAAGCTGAAGAGATTATATCTGAACTGGTAAAAAAAGGTGAACTATCAAAAGAAGACGGAAAAGATGCTTTAAACAACTTATTGAGTAAAATGCAGGAAGAGAGAGAAAAATTAAAGCAGAAAGTCCAGGAACAGGTGGAAAATGTTATCTCATCAATGAAGATAGTAAAAAAATCCGATTTAGAGGAGATTAAACACAGGCTTGAAATTCTAGAAGAAAAAGTCAATAGAATTTTAGGTGAAAAAGAGGCTGAGTAG